A single Microaerobacter geothermalis DNA region contains:
- a CDS encoding tartrate dehydrogenase, translated as MQHFSVAVIPGDGIGPEVMQEGLKVIKALEDIHGGIRFVCDSFDWNCNYYLKHGRMMPSNALDILKDYDVILLGAVGSPQVPDHISVWELILPIRRAFQQYVNLRPIKLLRGLESPLRYKEHKDLDFVVVRENTEGEYSNMGGRIHQGTPYELVVQNNVFTRHGIERVVKFAYTLAERRGKGRLTAATKSNGINFSMPFWDEIVREISKEHPDIETNLYHIDALSAYFITKPETFDVVVASNLFGDILTDLGAAIVGGLGLAPSGNINPEKEYPSMFEPIHGSAPDIAGKGIANPIAQIWSISMMMDHLNQLEMGKLIIDSIEDVLISGKIATPDLGGEATTREMGEAIIQRIYQNDHLH; from the coding sequence TCGGCCCCGAGGTGATGCAAGAGGGACTCAAGGTCATAAAAGCCTTGGAGGATATTCATGGAGGGATTCGTTTCGTATGTGATTCATTTGATTGGAACTGTAATTATTATTTGAAGCACGGCAGGATGATGCCTTCAAATGCCCTGGATATTCTCAAGGATTATGATGTGATTTTATTGGGGGCTGTCGGGTCTCCCCAAGTTCCTGATCACATCTCTGTTTGGGAATTAATTTTACCTATTCGAAGGGCTTTTCAACAGTATGTAAATCTCCGTCCCATCAAGCTTCTTAGGGGACTAGAAAGCCCACTTCGCTATAAAGAGCATAAGGATCTCGATTTTGTTGTCGTGCGTGAGAATACCGAAGGGGAATATTCCAACATGGGAGGAAGGATTCATCAGGGAACGCCCTATGAATTGGTGGTACAAAACAATGTGTTTACCCGGCATGGGATTGAACGGGTCGTGAAATTTGCCTATACTCTGGCTGAAAGAAGAGGAAAAGGAAGGCTAACTGCCGCTACGAAATCTAACGGAATTAATTTTTCCATGCCATTCTGGGATGAAATCGTGAGGGAAATTAGCAAGGAGCACCCTGACATCGAAACCAATTTGTATCACATTGATGCTCTTTCCGCTTACTTCATTACAAAACCGGAAACCTTTGATGTTGTGGTGGCCAGCAATCTGTTTGGCGACATCTTAACAGACTTGGGGGCAGCCATTGTGGGCGGTCTTGGCTTAGCTCCTTCTGGAAATATCAACCCCGAAAAGGAATACCCGTCTATGTTTGAACCGATTCATGGATCAGCCCCTGACATTGCTGGAAAAGGAATCGCCAATCCCATCGCCCAAATATGGAGTATTAGCATGATGATGGATCATCTGAATCAACTAGAAATGGGAAAATTGATAATTGATTCGATTGAGGATGTGTTGATCTCTGGCAAAATTGCAACCCCTGATTTAGGGGGTGAAGCAACGACGAGGGAAATGGGTGAAGCGATAATCCAACGGATATACCAAAATGATCATCTTCATTAA
- a CDS encoding aldehyde dehydrogenase family protein, translating to MATKQIDLYIGGKWVKTRDYFPVHHKFTGETLALVAKAEKQHVIDAVTAAEEAFKIDHLTPYQRYKILLKTAELMEDRRESLEYSLVQEVGKTRKDAKGELDRAINTFRLSAEEAKRISGEMIPLQATEGSENRLGFTIRVPRGVIGAITPFNYPLLLGTHKIAPALAAGNTLVIKPASTTPLATFHLLGLLEEAGLPKGYINIVTGSGHDVGEWLLDDYRIAMYTFTGSGEVGRHIKERSGMRPVALELGNNSPNIIHEDADLDLAAKLTAQRSFHNAGQACIAVQRIYVHQDVLDEFTEKYLSQVIKLKVGNPEDPDTDVGPMISEKEAIRAEEWVNEAISQGASSLLPIKREKALFYPAVLINTKPEMKVVCQEVFAPVVTIIPYQDIEEAFSMANQSEYGLQAGIFTRNLNIAIKAAKTLQYGGVIINDVSTYRNDVMPYGGVKNSGLGKEGPKYAIEEMTEERTVVINL from the coding sequence ATGGCAACAAAACAGATTGACTTATACATTGGAGGAAAATGGGTTAAAACAAGGGATTATTTTCCTGTTCATCATAAATTTACGGGCGAAACCCTGGCTTTGGTGGCCAAGGCGGAAAAACAGCATGTGATTGATGCCGTTACAGCTGCAGAGGAAGCATTTAAAATAGATCACCTTACACCCTATCAAAGATACAAGATTTTGCTGAAAACGGCAGAATTGATGGAGGACAGACGGGAATCCTTGGAATATTCCCTTGTTCAGGAGGTGGGAAAAACCCGTAAAGATGCAAAGGGCGAATTGGATCGTGCAATCAATACGTTTCGTTTATCCGCAGAAGAGGCGAAGAGAATTTCCGGGGAAATGATTCCTTTGCAGGCTACCGAAGGATCTGAAAACCGCTTGGGATTTACCATTCGGGTCCCTAGAGGGGTGATTGGTGCTATTACCCCGTTTAACTATCCCTTGCTATTGGGAACCCATAAAATCGCTCCCGCTTTGGCTGCTGGCAATACCCTTGTCATAAAGCCAGCAAGTACCACCCCGTTGGCCACTTTTCATCTATTGGGATTGCTTGAAGAAGCAGGTCTTCCCAAAGGGTATATCAATATTGTAACAGGTTCAGGACACGATGTTGGAGAATGGTTGCTGGATGACTACCGGATTGCCATGTATACCTTTACTGGATCAGGAGAAGTGGGAAGACATATTAAGGAAAGAAGCGGAATGCGGCCAGTTGCCCTTGAATTAGGAAATAATTCCCCCAATATTATTCATGAAGATGCTGACCTGGATCTTGCTGCAAAATTAACTGCACAGCGAAGCTTTCATAATGCTGGACAGGCATGTATTGCTGTTCAAAGAATTTATGTTCATCAAGATGTATTGGATGAATTTACGGAAAAATATCTGTCTCAAGTAATCAAGTTAAAGGTAGGAAATCCAGAGGATCCCGATACAGATGTAGGTCCAATGATTAGCGAAAAGGAGGCTATTCGTGCGGAGGAATGGGTCAATGAAGCGATTTCCCAAGGTGCAAGCTCCTTGCTTCCGATAAAAAGAGAGAAGGCGCTCTTTTATCCAGCGGTCCTAATCAATACGAAGCCAGAAATGAAAGTGGTCTGTCAGGAGGTGTTTGCGCCGGTTGTCACCATCATTCCTTATCAGGATATTGAGGAAGCTTTTTCGATGGCCAATCAGTCAGAATATGGACTTCAAGCGGGCATCTTTACCCGGAATCTGAACATCGCCATCAAGGCGGCCAAGACTCTCCAGTATGGCGGAGTGATCATTAATGACGTTTCCACTTACCGGAATGATGTGATGCCCTATGGCGGAGTGAAGAACAGCGGCTTGGGTAAAGAAGGTCCCAAATATGCGATTGAAGAGATGACAGAAGAGAGAACGGTGGTGATCAATCTATGA
- a CDS encoding SDR family oxidoreductase, which produces MTSGLLQGRTAIVTGAGSGMGRAIAKLFAEQGGQVIIADLNQEAAEKTAKEIGGSQVFAVKVDVADDLSVAKMVKGSLTVFGDLDILVNCAGIPQVFTPIEELSESQWDKIMNVNTKSIFLTVKHAVPYMKKKNKGSIVNIASIAGVRARPGLNAYCASKGAAIMLTKALALELAPFQIRVNAINPGPAETPMLGQFISGDQQKIESDKKNIFLSSIPLGSLIQPEDIAHAALYLASDLSRKVTGEILNVDGGRGI; this is translated from the coding sequence ATGACATCTGGATTGCTCCAAGGGAGAACCGCCATTGTTACAGGGGCTGGTTCAGGAATGGGGCGGGCGATTGCTAAACTTTTTGCAGAGCAGGGTGGGCAAGTTATTATTGCAGACCTGAATCAGGAGGCGGCAGAAAAAACAGCGAAAGAAATTGGCGGGAGTCAGGTGTTCGCCGTCAAAGTAGATGTGGCAGATGACTTAAGTGTAGCGAAGATGGTAAAAGGGTCCTTGACGGTTTTTGGTGATCTGGACATTTTGGTCAACTGTGCAGGTATTCCACAGGTGTTTACTCCAATAGAGGAACTTTCTGAATCCCAATGGGACAAGATCATGAACGTCAATACCAAATCTATTTTTTTGACGGTCAAGCATGCAGTGCCGTACATGAAAAAGAAAAATAAGGGTTCTATTGTAAACATTGCGTCTATAGCCGGTGTAAGGGCAAGGCCTGGTTTAAATGCTTATTGTGCTTCTAAGGGGGCGGCCATTATGTTAACCAAAGCTTTGGCATTAGAATTGGCCCCTTTTCAAATTCGGGTAAACGCCATTAATCCAGGACCTGCAGAAACCCCAATGCTGGGACAGTTTATCAGTGGGGATCAACAGAAGATAGAATCTGATAAAAAAAATATTTTCTTAAGCAGTATCCCGCTGGGCTCACTCATTCAACCGGAAGATATTGCCCATGCAGCCCTTTATCTCGCTTCTGATTTGTCCCGTAAAGTGACAGGAGAAATATTGAATGTTGACGGGGGTAGGGGCATCTAG
- a CDS encoding TRAP transporter substrate-binding protein, with amino-acid sequence MRKKWLFILTMVMLISVLVLSACGGNQSNNTAPTTDGGDKPKEEVKPTDDGKTYLFKAGHSLTEDHPYQLALVQFAKAVEDRTNGKVKFEIYPLSQLGAERELTEALTLGTADMSISSTGPISNFYPQMGVVDLPFLFESREQAYKVLDGEVGQELLKGLESVGIVGLAWAENGFRHITNSKRPIQTPADLKDLKIRTMENPVHMAAFEALGAKPTPMAWTEALTALQQGVVDAQENPAIVADKYKLYEANQKFMTLTGHVYSPAIMMFSKAVFDTLPNEYQQIIREEAKKAGDYERELIAKMEQDSLNVLKEKGVQIIENVDKKPFRDAIKPVYEKYGKQFGEDLIDKIINTK; translated from the coding sequence ATGAGAAAGAAATGGTTGTTTATTTTGACAATGGTGATGCTTATTTCTGTTTTGGTGTTGTCTGCTTGCGGAGGGAATCAATCGAACAATACCGCCCCGACCACAGATGGCGGAGATAAACCAAAGGAAGAAGTGAAGCCGACTGACGATGGGAAGACCTATCTATTTAAGGCAGGCCATTCTCTAACAGAGGATCATCCTTATCAGTTGGCACTCGTTCAATTTGCCAAGGCCGTTGAAGATAGAACTAACGGAAAAGTCAAATTTGAAATTTATCCGCTTAGTCAATTGGGGGCAGAAAGAGAACTGACAGAGGCCCTAACTTTGGGAACAGCGGATATGTCTATATCCTCTACTGGACCCATTTCAAACTTTTACCCTCAAATGGGAGTCGTGGATTTACCTTTCCTATTTGAAAGCAGAGAACAGGCTTATAAGGTGCTTGATGGGGAAGTAGGTCAGGAATTGTTAAAGGGATTGGAAAGTGTAGGCATTGTTGGTCTGGCTTGGGCCGAGAACGGTTTTCGCCACATCACCAACAGCAAGCGTCCGATACAAACACCTGCTGATTTAAAAGATTTAAAGATTCGCACTATGGAAAACCCGGTTCACATGGCGGCATTTGAAGCTTTGGGGGCGAAGCCAACTCCAATGGCCTGGACTGAGGCACTTACCGCTCTTCAGCAGGGAGTGGTGGATGCCCAGGAAAATCCCGCTATTGTTGCCGATAAATACAAGCTTTATGAAGCCAATCAAAAGTTCATGACATTAACCGGACATGTATATTCTCCTGCGATCATGATGTTTAGCAAAGCGGTATTTGATACCTTGCCGAATGAATACCAGCAGATCATCCGCGAAGAAGCGAAAAAAGCCGGAGATTATGAACGAGAACTGATAGCAAAAATGGAACAGGATTCACTCAATGTACTGAAAGAAAAAGGGGTACAGATTATTGAAAATGTAGACAAAAAACCTTTTAGGGATGCGATTAAGCCTGTTTACGAAAAGTATGGAAAACAATTTGGAGAGGATTTGATTGATAAGATTATCAATACCAAATAA
- a CDS encoding TRAP transporter small permease, translated as MGKAVERMNEVMKHILNLLLFVMVIVVFAQVLIRYIFDQPLAWSEELARYILVWITFLGAAYAMSKKAHVGVEIVVKLFPKNFQKIVTVLSALLSLFFFGMMIYQGYLFVERTMAQTSAVLQLPMGGVYFVIPLSGVLISINLIYYVIQELRGEG; from the coding sequence ATGGGAAAAGCCGTTGAACGAATGAATGAAGTTATGAAGCATATCCTCAATCTTTTATTATTTGTCATGGTGATCGTTGTCTTCGCCCAGGTATTGATCCGTTACATTTTTGATCAGCCCTTGGCTTGGTCTGAAGAACTGGCCAGATATATATTGGTATGGATTACCTTTCTGGGAGCGGCTTACGCTATGTCAAAAAAGGCCCATGTCGGTGTAGAGATAGTTGTTAAACTATTCCCAAAGAATTTTCAAAAGATAGTTACGGTTCTGTCTGCGCTGCTAAGTTTATTCTTTTTTGGAATGATGATCTACCAGGGATATTTATTCGTAGAAAGAACGATGGCCCAAACCTCCGCAGTCCTTCAACTGCCTATGGGCGGCGTCTATTTTGTTATCCCTCTAAGTGGTGTGTTGATTTCTATTAATCTGATCTACTATGTGATTCAAGAGTTAAGAGGGGAGGGATAA
- a CDS encoding TRAP transporter large permease has protein sequence MGTLLFIILLLLFIMNVPIAVALGLSASIVLLIQDQIPLLVIIQKMFNATDSFPLMAVPFFILAGKLMETGGISRRLIAFANTIVGRVPGGLSIVAIITAMFFAAISGSAAATTAAVGSLLIPVMVKKGYDINYATAVPAAGGTVGVMIPPSVPLVLYGVAASTSISDLFLAGIGPGVFVTFSLVIVAFIISYKRGYGGGEKSSVWEFFHTLKDAILALLMPVIILGGIYGGIFTPTEAAVVAVVYGLIVGLFVYREIKWKDLSDIFSSSVTTTAVIMFIIANASIFGFLLTREQIPREISNMMLSVTQSEIVTLLIINGLLLIIGTFLETAAAIIILTPILVPIVQGMGIDLVHFGIIMTVNLAIGMITPPVGINLFVGSNIAGIKMEPLVQAIIPFILIMIVDVLIISFFPGLSLFLLD, from the coding sequence TTGGGCACCCTGTTATTTATCATTCTTTTACTGCTGTTCATAATGAATGTGCCGATTGCTGTCGCCTTGGGTTTATCCGCAAGTATCGTTCTCTTGATCCAGGATCAAATTCCATTATTGGTTATCATTCAAAAAATGTTTAATGCGACCGATTCGTTCCCCTTAATGGCGGTACCCTTTTTTATTTTGGCCGGAAAGTTAATGGAAACCGGGGGGATTTCGCGACGTCTCATTGCCTTTGCCAATACCATTGTGGGTCGGGTTCCCGGGGGATTATCCATTGTTGCCATTATCACGGCCATGTTTTTTGCCGCAATTTCCGGATCAGCTGCAGCAACAACTGCCGCCGTTGGAAGTTTGTTGATTCCGGTGATGGTCAAGAAAGGGTATGATATTAATTATGCAACTGCCGTACCTGCCGCGGGCGGAACGGTTGGAGTCATGATTCCACCCAGTGTTCCATTGGTTTTATATGGTGTTGCTGCTAGTACATCAATCAGCGATTTATTTTTGGCTGGTATCGGACCTGGTGTGTTTGTTACTTTTTCATTGGTTATTGTGGCGTTTATTATCAGCTATAAACGAGGTTATGGCGGTGGGGAGAAAAGCAGTGTATGGGAGTTTTTTCATACGTTGAAAGACGCTATTCTTGCCCTGTTGATGCCCGTCATCATTTTAGGCGGAATTTATGGAGGAATTTTTACCCCTACCGAAGCGGCTGTTGTAGCGGTTGTCTACGGGTTGATCGTTGGTCTGTTTGTATATAGGGAAATCAAATGGAAAGATCTGTCTGACATATTTTCTTCATCGGTTACCACGACGGCAGTGATTATGTTTATTATTGCAAATGCTTCCATTTTCGGTTTTCTCTTAACCAGGGAACAAATCCCGAGGGAAATCTCCAATATGATGCTGAGCGTCACCCAAAGCGAGATTGTTACTCTTCTGATAATTAATGGCCTTTTGTTGATTATCGGAACATTTTTGGAAACCGCGGCTGCCATCATCATTTTGACCCCTATTCTGGTTCCGATTGTGCAGGGAATGGGGATTGACCTGGTTCATTTTGGGATTATCATGACCGTTAACCTGGCCATTGGAATGATTACTCCTCCGGTTGGGATCAACCTATTTGTCGGGTCCAATATTGCAGGGATAAAAATGGAACCCTTAGTGCAAGCCATTATCCCTTTTATCCTCATTATGATTGTTGACGTATTAATCATTAGCTTTTTCCCAGGGTTAAGCCTATTTTTGCTGGATTGA
- a CDS encoding FAD-binding oxidoreductase gives MELVTELKKLIDEERVTQNPTVLEQHSRDESYHTPHLPDVVVFPKSTEEVRLVMKFAYEHVIPVTPFGLGSSVEGQVIPYHGGITLDFQLMNQVLEVSPKDFLVRVQPGVTRSQLNKELKKYGLFFSVDPGADATLGGMAATNASGTTSVRYGIMRDQVRDLEVVLADGRVIHTGSKAAKSSSGYYTTGLFVGSEGTLGVFTELTLRVYGIPEVIMAARAVFPSIKDAVNTVVSIISAGIAVARIELVDSRSIKQVNLYNQTQYPERPTLFIEFHGNEAGLNQDVEFAQNLASENHCVEFKFETDSKARAQLWDVRHNLAYAFIHKSPGKKMMVTDVCVPLSELADSIENARLSIDQSGLDGAILGHVGDGNYHVIFMLDLDNPDEMERAERLNAHLVQYALSKGGTCTGEHGVGIGKAKYQAMEHGETLNVFAAIKNALDPKGILNPGKIF, from the coding sequence ATGGAGCTTGTTACAGAACTGAAGAAACTGATTGATGAAGAAAGGGTTACCCAAAATCCAACCGTATTGGAACAGCATAGTCGGGATGAATCTTACCATACCCCTCATCTTCCTGATGTTGTGGTTTTTCCCAAAAGTACAGAAGAAGTAAGGTTGGTGATGAAATTTGCTTATGAACATGTTATCCCGGTCACTCCCTTTGGATTGGGATCCAGTGTTGAAGGACAGGTTATTCCATATCACGGAGGAATCACATTAGATTTTCAACTGATGAATCAAGTGTTGGAAGTCAGCCCGAAGGATTTTCTTGTCCGTGTTCAACCGGGGGTGACAAGATCCCAGCTGAACAAGGAACTGAAGAAATATGGACTGTTCTTTTCTGTAGATCCAGGGGCAGATGCAACACTCGGGGGAATGGCGGCAACGAATGCAAGTGGAACTACTTCTGTCCGGTATGGGATTATGCGAGATCAGGTCAGGGATTTGGAGGTGGTGTTGGCGGATGGAAGGGTGATACATACCGGAAGTAAGGCTGCCAAGTCTTCATCCGGATACTATACCACCGGATTGTTTGTTGGTTCAGAGGGGACCTTAGGAGTGTTTACGGAATTAACGTTAAGAGTATATGGCATTCCGGAAGTGATTATGGCTGCCAGGGCCGTTTTTCCCAGTATCAAGGATGCTGTGAACACCGTGGTTTCCATTATTTCGGCGGGAATTGCCGTTGCTAGAATTGAATTGGTAGATTCCCGTTCCATTAAACAGGTGAATCTTTATAACCAGACCCAATATCCTGAGAGACCTACACTTTTTATTGAATTTCATGGAAATGAAGCTGGACTCAACCAGGATGTAGAGTTTGCCCAAAATTTAGCCAGTGAAAATCACTGTGTAGAATTTAAATTTGAAACCGATTCAAAGGCTCGGGCGCAATTATGGGATGTTCGCCATAACCTGGCCTATGCCTTTATTCACAAATCTCCGGGTAAAAAGATGATGGTCACAGATGTTTGTGTTCCATTATCCGAGTTAGCTGATTCCATTGAGAATGCTCGATTATCCATTGATCAATCTGGTCTTGATGGGGCCATCCTGGGTCATGTGGGAGATGGAAATTATCATGTGATTTTTATGCTGGACCTGGATAACCCTGATGAAATGGAACGTGCCGAAAGGCTAAATGCCCATCTTGTCCAATATGCATTAAGCAAAGGCGGGACGTGTACCGGCGAGCATGGTGTAGGAATCGGTAAGGCTAAATATCAGGCCATGGAGCATGGTGAAACTCTAAACGTTTTTGCTGCGATAAAAAACGCTCTTGATCCAAAGGGAATATTAAATCCAGGGAAAATTTTTTGA
- a CDS encoding OsmC family protein produces the protein MSNATAQLIRVNAKGVWKGGVHTSISVRDFPSFDMDEPPELGGTDLGPNPMEFVVAALNGCVSVMIALIAKEQEFTYDGVEFESTGIIDLRGLAGVEGVSPHFQKIRFDVIFKTEESEERISALRREVERRCPALNLLKDAGVVLDAEWKKG, from the coding sequence ATGAGCAACGCAACAGCTCAATTGATCAGAGTCAATGCAAAGGGAGTTTGGAAGGGAGGAGTGCATACTTCTATAAGTGTAAGGGATTTTCCCAGCTTTGACATGGATGAGCCGCCTGAGTTGGGCGGAACTGATTTGGGGCCCAATCCCATGGAATTTGTGGTGGCGGCTTTAAACGGCTGCGTTTCTGTTATGATTGCTTTGATTGCTAAAGAACAGGAATTTACCTATGATGGTGTCGAATTTGAATCTACGGGTATTATTGATCTTCGTGGATTGGCAGGAGTAGAAGGTGTCTCTCCCCACTTTCAAAAAATTAGGTTTGATGTTATTTTTAAAACGGAGGAGAGTGAAGAAAGGATCTCGGCACTAAGGCGGGAAGTTGAGAGGAGATGCCCTGCACTTAATCTTTTGAAGGATGCAGGGGTCGTCCTTGATGCGGAGTGGAAGAAAGGGTAG
- the hutP gene encoding hut operon transcriptional regulator HutP, whose protein sequence is MWSEVIEGKLGKIAAFLAMMGEEVAQSTSFIKEIRKDGYLYIIGRVGSMEPQKVVAAIETAAKNQGIIDHGVYREAHALYHAIIESLHGIGRGDTSLGSIMRTVGLTFAVVRGKPYPSEEEGEWIAVALYGTIGAPIKGSEHEVLGMGINHI, encoded by the coding sequence ATGTGGAGTGAAGTCATCGAGGGAAAGCTGGGGAAAATTGCCGCATTTTTGGCCATGATGGGAGAAGAGGTTGCCCAATCTACTTCTTTTATTAAAGAAATTCGCAAGGATGGGTATCTTTATATCATTGGCCGAGTCGGTTCCATGGAGCCCCAGAAAGTGGTTGCGGCCATTGAAACCGCTGCGAAGAATCAGGGAATCATTGATCATGGGGTATATCGGGAGGCCCATGCCCTCTATCACGCGATCATAGAATCGCTGCATGGAATAGGCAGGGGAGATACTTCATTGGGTTCGATCATGAGAACAGTGGGTTTAACTTTTGCTGTGGTTCGGGGCAAACCCTATCCATCAGAGGAAGAAGGAGAATGGATTGCCGTTGCCTTGTATGGCACCATCGGCGCTCCGATAAAAGGCTCCGAACACGAAGTGTTGGGAATGGGAATCAATCATATCTGA